In the Topomyia yanbarensis strain Yona2022 chromosome 3, ASM3024719v1, whole genome shotgun sequence genome, one interval contains:
- the LOC131690771 gene encoding sulfite oxidase, mitochondrial isoform X2 gives MDSNCNNCNLFPSKLAPKRILAVGSRSNVIIRLASSESCGTGRDEEPSKSGYSLLATTATLLGGSLLSYWIIKKLKNQATVVYTKEATSLKTAANQTQDISKAHNDLRKDLPVYTLDEISKHNSPQAGIWVTYGIGVYDITSFVPKHPGSDKVMLAAGSAIDPFWHIYQQHNTEQILNLLESFRIGNLKEEDVVSTKDQGNPWAAEPKRHPILKATAQKPFNAEPPPSVLVDSFLTPNEFFYVRNHLPVPEIDIKEYELNVEIELNGKNKTVKFDDLKKFPKHTVTATIMCGGNRRGEMMDINPIKGLPWGSSAVGNAKWSGVRLADLLREMGVESDEISHVHFEGLDTDPTYTPYGASIPLSKAMDPRGDVILAYEMNDQPLNRDHGYPVRVIVPGVVGARNVKWLGRIVVSKVESDSHWQKNDYKSFSPSTDWDTVDFETAPAIQNMPVTSAICSPANGEQVKSENGFITVKGYAWSGGGQEIIRVDLTVDGGNSWTVAELDNVEKGTGRGRHWSWSLWTAKIPAKPGQKLEIWAKAVDDNYNLQPESFKNIWNLRGVVGNAYSRVKVIVK, from the exons ATGGACAGCAACTGTAATAATTGTAACCT GTTCCCATCAAAATTGGCCCCAAAGCGAATATTAGCCGTCGGTAGTAGATCAAATGTCATCATCAGATTAGCTAGCAGTGAATCCTGTGGAACCGGCAGAGACGAAGAACCTTCCAAAAGCGGTTACAGTTTACTTGCAACCACGGCAACCTTGCTTGGAGGCTCACTGCTATCCTATTGGATAATAAAGAAACTCA AAAATCAGGCTACAGTTGTGTACACCAAAGAAGCAACATCTTTGAAAACGGCGGCTAATCAAACGCAGGACATCAGCAAGGCACACAATGATTTGCGTAAAGACCTACCGGTTTACACGTTGGATGAGATTAGCAAACACAACTCGCCACAGGCTGGCATTTGGGTAACGTACGGCATTGGCGTATATGATATTACCTCCTTTGTGCCGAAGCATCCCGGCAGCGATAAGGTGATGCTTGCCGCAG GTAGCGCAATCGATCCATTCTGGCACATCTACCAGCAGCACAACACCGAGCAAATTCTCAATCTCCTGGAATCTTTCCGAATCGGCAATTTGAAGGAAGAGGACGTTGTAAGCACCAAAGATCAGGGCAATCCATGGGCAGCAGAACCGAAGCGGCATCCTATCCTGAAGGCAACCGcacaaaaaccatttaatgcggAACCTCCGCCCTCGGTGTTGGTCGATAGCTTCCTCACGCCAAATGAGTTCTTTTACGTGAGAAATCACCTCCCGGTGCCGGAGATTGACATCAAAGAATACGAACTGAATGTAGAGATCGAGCTGAATGGCAAAAATAAAACTGTAAAGTTTGATGATTTAAAAAAGTTTCCTAAACACACAGTAACGGCCACAATCATGTGTGGAGGTAACCGCCGTGGGGAGATGATGGATATCAACCCAATCAAAGGTCTCCCATGGGGATCATCCGCCGTTGGCAATGCTAAGTGGAGCGGAGTTCGACTAGCAGACCTGTTGAGAGAAATGGGTGTTGAGTCGGATGAGATCAGTCACGTACACTTCGAAGGATTGGATACCGATCCAACTTACACGCCGTACGGAGCGTCAATTCCTCTATCGAAAGCAATGGATCCTCGTGGTGATGTGATTTTAGCATATGAAATGAATGACCAACCGTTAAATCGAGACCACGGGTATCCTGTCAGAGTCATCGTACCCGGTGTCGTTGGTGCTCGGAACGTCAAGTGGTTGGGCAGAATCGTAGTCTCCAAAGTGGAGTCGGATTCTCATTGGCAGAAAAACGACTACAAGTCTTTCAGCCCAAGTACCGATTGGGATACGGTTGATTTCGAGACGGCACCAGCCATCCAAAACATGCCGGTTACATCCGCCATTTGCAGTCCTGCGAATGGGGAACAGGTAAAATCAGAAAATGGATTCATTACTGTAAAAGGGTACGCTTGGTCTGGTGGTGGCCAAGAAATTATTCGGGTCGATCTAACGGTCGATGGTGGAAACAGTTGGACAGTTGCTGAGTTGGATAACGTCGAGAAGGGTACTGGCAGAGGTAGGCACTGGTCGTGGTCCCTGTGGACGGCTAAAATACCCGCTAAACCAGGCCAGAAGCTGGAAATTTGGGCTAAAGCTGTTGATGATAACTACAACTTGCAACCGGAatcgtttaaaaatatttggaatttaAGGGGTGTTGTTGGTAATGCTTACAGTCGtgttaaagtcattgttaagtAG
- the LOC131690771 gene encoding sulfite oxidase, mitochondrial isoform X1, translating to MLSRSALYATRFPSKLAPKRILAVGSRSNVIIRLASSESCGTGRDEEPSKSGYSLLATTATLLGGSLLSYWIIKKLKNQATVVYTKEATSLKTAANQTQDISKAHNDLRKDLPVYTLDEISKHNSPQAGIWVTYGIGVYDITSFVPKHPGSDKVMLAAGSAIDPFWHIYQQHNTEQILNLLESFRIGNLKEEDVVSTKDQGNPWAAEPKRHPILKATAQKPFNAEPPPSVLVDSFLTPNEFFYVRNHLPVPEIDIKEYELNVEIELNGKNKTVKFDDLKKFPKHTVTATIMCGGNRRGEMMDINPIKGLPWGSSAVGNAKWSGVRLADLLREMGVESDEISHVHFEGLDTDPTYTPYGASIPLSKAMDPRGDVILAYEMNDQPLNRDHGYPVRVIVPGVVGARNVKWLGRIVVSKVESDSHWQKNDYKSFSPSTDWDTVDFETAPAIQNMPVTSAICSPANGEQVKSENGFITVKGYAWSGGGQEIIRVDLTVDGGNSWTVAELDNVEKGTGRGRHWSWSLWTAKIPAKPGQKLEIWAKAVDDNYNLQPESFKNIWNLRGVVGNAYSRVKVIVK from the exons ATGTTGTCGCGTAGTGCGCTTTATGCAACCAG GTTCCCATCAAAATTGGCCCCAAAGCGAATATTAGCCGTCGGTAGTAGATCAAATGTCATCATCAGATTAGCTAGCAGTGAATCCTGTGGAACCGGCAGAGACGAAGAACCTTCCAAAAGCGGTTACAGTTTACTTGCAACCACGGCAACCTTGCTTGGAGGCTCACTGCTATCCTATTGGATAATAAAGAAACTCA AAAATCAGGCTACAGTTGTGTACACCAAAGAAGCAACATCTTTGAAAACGGCGGCTAATCAAACGCAGGACATCAGCAAGGCACACAATGATTTGCGTAAAGACCTACCGGTTTACACGTTGGATGAGATTAGCAAACACAACTCGCCACAGGCTGGCATTTGGGTAACGTACGGCATTGGCGTATATGATATTACCTCCTTTGTGCCGAAGCATCCCGGCAGCGATAAGGTGATGCTTGCCGCAG GTAGCGCAATCGATCCATTCTGGCACATCTACCAGCAGCACAACACCGAGCAAATTCTCAATCTCCTGGAATCTTTCCGAATCGGCAATTTGAAGGAAGAGGACGTTGTAAGCACCAAAGATCAGGGCAATCCATGGGCAGCAGAACCGAAGCGGCATCCTATCCTGAAGGCAACCGcacaaaaaccatttaatgcggAACCTCCGCCCTCGGTGTTGGTCGATAGCTTCCTCACGCCAAATGAGTTCTTTTACGTGAGAAATCACCTCCCGGTGCCGGAGATTGACATCAAAGAATACGAACTGAATGTAGAGATCGAGCTGAATGGCAAAAATAAAACTGTAAAGTTTGATGATTTAAAAAAGTTTCCTAAACACACAGTAACGGCCACAATCATGTGTGGAGGTAACCGCCGTGGGGAGATGATGGATATCAACCCAATCAAAGGTCTCCCATGGGGATCATCCGCCGTTGGCAATGCTAAGTGGAGCGGAGTTCGACTAGCAGACCTGTTGAGAGAAATGGGTGTTGAGTCGGATGAGATCAGTCACGTACACTTCGAAGGATTGGATACCGATCCAACTTACACGCCGTACGGAGCGTCAATTCCTCTATCGAAAGCAATGGATCCTCGTGGTGATGTGATTTTAGCATATGAAATGAATGACCAACCGTTAAATCGAGACCACGGGTATCCTGTCAGAGTCATCGTACCCGGTGTCGTTGGTGCTCGGAACGTCAAGTGGTTGGGCAGAATCGTAGTCTCCAAAGTGGAGTCGGATTCTCATTGGCAGAAAAACGACTACAAGTCTTTCAGCCCAAGTACCGATTGGGATACGGTTGATTTCGAGACGGCACCAGCCATCCAAAACATGCCGGTTACATCCGCCATTTGCAGTCCTGCGAATGGGGAACAGGTAAAATCAGAAAATGGATTCATTACTGTAAAAGGGTACGCTTGGTCTGGTGGTGGCCAAGAAATTATTCGGGTCGATCTAACGGTCGATGGTGGAAACAGTTGGACAGTTGCTGAGTTGGATAACGTCGAGAAGGGTACTGGCAGAGGTAGGCACTGGTCGTGGTCCCTGTGGACGGCTAAAATACCCGCTAAACCAGGCCAGAAGCTGGAAATTTGGGCTAAAGCTGTTGATGATAACTACAACTTGCAACCGGAatcgtttaaaaatatttggaatttaAGGGGTGTTGTTGGTAATGCTTACAGTCGtgttaaagtcattgttaagtAG